The genomic interval CGTGATCGAGTTTCGCGACGTTTGCACCGCCTGGACCACGACGCAGCGCTTCATCGCCGACATGTCGGACGGCAAGGCGAGCGCGGTGCACAGCGATTTCATCGTTTCCTCCAGCGAGGACAAACAGGGCCGGCAGATCCGCTTCAAGGTCCGCAACTTCGTCAACGGCAAGGCGACTCAGCACTTCGACGGCACCGGCATTCTCGCCTCGACCGGCGGCGAAGTGCGGATGACCTCGCCGCATGGCCGGCACTTCGCGCTGCCCAACGGCACGCTGCTGCCGACCCAGCACACGCTGGCGGTGTTGCGCGCCGCCGCGGCGGGTCGCGACTCGTTCCACCAGACGGTGTTCCAGGGCGGCGACAGCACGGAGCTTTACGACACCGCCACCGTGATCGCCCATCCGGTCTCGAAGGCGAAACTGAGAGACGACAGCGTCGTGGACGGCAGCGGCCTGCTCGCGGGACTTTCCGCCTGGCCGGTCCTGATCAGCTATTTCCCGCACGACTCGCAGGGCGAGCGCGCGGACTATGAGGTCGCATATCGGCTCTATGCCAACGGCGTGATCTCGTCGATGACGCTGATCTATCCGAACTTCACGATGAAGGCCGAATTGGTGAAGCTCGAGAAACTACCGTCGAAGTGCTGAACGCTTCGCGCGGCCTTTGACCACGGCTTCGCCGCCGAACTTTGCGCGCACTTTGTCCATCGCCCGTTCGGCCGCCGCGCGCCTGGTCGAGCCATCGTCGACCAGATCGGCTGGATCGCAATCGATATCCGGCGCGAGCTGGCTGATGCCGACGCCGAGCAGGCGGAACGCGGTGCCGTCGGCTTCGCGGCGCAGGGCTTCGCGCGCGGTGCGGAAGATGCGATCGGCAAGCTGGGTCGGCGAATCGAGCGAGGCGCTTCTCGTACGGGTTCGAAATCCTGCCGTCTTCAGCTTGAGCACCACGGTACGCCCGCCATGGCCCGACGCCTTGGCGCGCGCGGAAACGCGCTCGGCCTGGCGCCACAGGACCGCCTCGAGGTCGTCGAAGTTCACAATGTTGGTATCGAACGTCGTCTCGGAGGAAATGCTCTTGAGCTCGCCATCCGGCTCGACCTTGCGGCTGTCCTGCGCGTGCGCAAGGCGGTGGAGCCACAGCCCGGTGTTGCCATAGCGGCGCGCCAGTTCCTTTGCCTCCATGTCCTGGATCTGGCCGATGTGGATGAGCCCGTCCTTGGCGAGGCGGGCCTGCAAGGCGGTGCCGGCGCCACGGATGGTGCCGACCGGTTTGTCGCGCAGGAAGGCGATGGCTTCCGCCTCGCCGATCACCGCGAAGCCGCGCGGCTTGTCGAGTTCGCTGGCCAACTTGGCCAGGAATTTGTTGAAGCTCAGTCCGATGGACACCGTGATGCCGATCTCCGTTTCGATCCGTTTCGCCAGCCGCGCCATCAGCTTGGCGGGGACCAAACTATGCAGCATCTGCGTGCCGGACAGATCGAGGAAGGCCTCGTCCAGCGACAGCGGTTCGACCTGCGGTG from Rhizomicrobium sp. carries:
- a CDS encoding DUF1849 family protein encodes the protein MKHAVLLAALLAATGSVAQAAPVALVSHRAQYDVTLASTQPGGMVAVRGHSVIEFRDVCTAWTTTQRFIADMSDGKASAVHSDFIVSSSEDKQGRQIRFKVRNFVNGKATQHFDGTGILASTGGEVRMTSPHGRHFALPNGTLLPTQHTLAVLRAAAAGRDSFHQTVFQGGDSTELYDTATVIAHPVSKAKLRDDSVVDGSGLLAGLSAWPVLISYFPHDSQGERADYEVAYRLYANGVISSMTLIYPNFTMKAELVKLEKLPSKC
- a CDS encoding DNA polymerase IV yields the protein MERSRIGGRPVSAFCRDCLADARAGARRCAACGSLRLLAHDEIDTLAIAHMDCDAFYAAIEKRDNPELRDKPVIVGGGSRRGVVSTACYVARIDGVRSAMPMFKALELCPKAVVIKPNFAKYTAAARAIRDMMLELTPQVEPLSLDEAFLDLSGTQMLHSLVPAKLMARLAKRIETEIGITVSIGLSFNKFLAKLASELDKPRGFAVIGEAEAIAFLRDKPVGTIRGAGTALQARLAKDGLIHIGQIQDMEAKELARRYGNTGLWLHRLAHAQDSRKVEPDGELKSISSETTFDTNIVNFDDLEAVLWRQAERVSARAKASGHGGRTVVLKLKTAGFRTRTRSASLDSPTQLADRIFRTAREALRREADGTAFRLLGVGISQLAPDIDCDPADLVDDGSTRRAAAERAMDKVRAKFGGEAVVKGRAKRSALRR